A section of the Procambarus clarkii isolate CNS0578487 chromosome 38, FALCON_Pclarkii_2.0, whole genome shotgun sequence genome encodes:
- the LOC138372303 gene encoding uncharacterized protein — protein MADISKAFLRVGLQETDCDFTKFLWVKDPQDPNSKIITYRFASVLFGATSSPFLLQATLDTHLKKSNSPYKTEISNNLYVDNFQGTTNDENKLVEIYHEANRELLGANTPLQSWASSNKQLNQIIEEEFPDYKVPHKLKVLSMKWNTSTDKLNIKSVDFNHSPLSMRKLLSHVSKPFDPLGLLSPILIKGKLLMQECWQRNLR, from the coding sequence ATGGCCGACATTAGTAAGGCCTTTttaagagtaggcttacaagagacggattgtgattttactaaatttctcTGGGTGAAAGATCCACAGGATCCTAACAGCAAAATCATTACTTATAGATTTGCCTCAGTACTGTTTGGAGCGACATCTTCACCATTCTTACTCCAGGCTACTCTGGATACACATCTTAAGAAGTCTAATAGCCCCTACAAGACTGAGATTAGCAACAATTTATACGTTGACAATTTTCAAGGAACCACTAATGATGAGAATAAACTAgtggaaatctaccatgaggctaatcgtGAACTGTTGGGAGCTAACACGCCCCTACAGTCGTGGGCCTCCAGTAATAAACAACTCAACCAAATAATCGAGGAAGAATTCCCTGATTATAAGGTACCTCACAAATTGAAAGTCTTAAGTATGAAGTGGAATACTTCCACAGACAAATTGAATATCAAGTCAGTGGATTTCAATCATTCACCTCTATCCATGAGAAAACTACTCTCCCATGTCAGCaagccatttgaccctttaggcctactcagtcctattctaattaagggtaaactccttatgcaggagtgctggcaaaggaATTTGAGGTAG